Proteins encoded within one genomic window of Tabrizicola piscis:
- a CDS encoding prephenate/arogenate dehydrogenase family protein, with translation MAHAMRAGGLVGEIVGHAKSAETRAVALTLFCDRVTETAAEAVQGADLVVLCVPVGAMEAIAAEIAPHLKPGAVVTDVGSVKQAVVDAVAPHLPEGVHFIPGHPLAGTEYSGPRSGFATLFQNRWWLLTPLPDTDAVALARLRSLLEAMGANVDEMDVARHDLVLAVVSHTPHLIAYTMVGVADHMRRVSAQEVIKYSASGFRDFTRIAASDPTMWRDVFLTNKDAVLDILGRFAEELFSLQRAIRMGDGEHLHAYFTRTREIRRGIIEAGQDTAVPDFGRAGPPSKGV, from the coding sequence ATGGCCCATGCGATGCGGGCGGGCGGGCTGGTCGGTGAGATTGTGGGCCACGCCAAGTCGGCCGAGACGCGGGCGGTGGCGTTGACGCTGTTCTGTGACCGGGTGACCGAGACGGCGGCCGAGGCGGTGCAGGGGGCTGATCTGGTCGTCTTGTGCGTGCCGGTCGGGGCGATGGAGGCAATCGCCGCAGAGATCGCACCACATCTGAAGCCCGGGGCCGTCGTCACCGATGTGGGATCCGTGAAGCAGGCGGTTGTGGATGCGGTCGCGCCACACCTGCCGGAAGGCGTGCATTTCATCCCAGGTCATCCGCTGGCGGGGACCGAATATTCAGGTCCGCGGTCGGGCTTTGCCACCTTGTTCCAGAACCGCTGGTGGCTTCTGACGCCGCTGCCCGATACCGATGCCGTGGCTCTTGCCCGGCTGCGCAGCCTGTTGGAAGCGATGGGCGCCAATGTCGATGAGATGGACGTGGCCCGGCATGATCTGGTTCTGGCCGTAGTCAGCCATACACCACATCTGATTGCCTATACGATGGTTGGCGTGGCGGACCATATGCGCCGGGTTTCGGCGCAGGAGGTCATCAAGTATTCCGCCAGCGGGTTTCGGGATTTCACGCGGATCGCCGCCAGCGACCCGACGATGTGGCGCGATGTGTTCCTGACCAACAAGGACGCCGTGCTGGATATCCTTGGTCGCTTTGCCGAAGAGCTGTTCAGCCTGCAACGTGCGATCCGCATGGGGGATGGCGAGCATTTGCACGCCTATTTCACCCGCACGCGGGAAATCCGGCGCGGGATCATCGAGGCTGGACAGGACACCGCAGTGCCGGATTTTGGCCGCGCTGGCCCGCCGTCCAAGGGCGTCTGA
- a CDS encoding SRPBCC family protein codes for MTIERTSFVYVTFISAAPEKVFEAITSADISSRYWGHSNVSDWQPGARWEHVRNESGVAELTGRVVEHSPPSKLVISWVNRSEEADPQAYSRVTFDIIPYDGMTKLIVTHDDLIKGSGMEQGVSKGWPIVLSSLKSYLETGTGLNVFAKPKAA; via the coding sequence ATGACCATTGAAAGAACAAGTTTCGTCTACGTCACCTTCATCTCCGCCGCGCCCGAAAAGGTGTTCGAGGCGATCACCAGCGCCGACATTTCCAGCCGCTACTGGGGGCACTCCAACGTCTCGGACTGGCAACCCGGCGCGCGGTGGGAGCATGTCCGCAACGAAAGCGGTGTGGCAGAACTGACGGGCCGCGTGGTCGAACACAGCCCGCCGTCAAAGCTGGTGATCTCTTGGGTAAACCGGTCCGAGGAAGCCGATCCCCAAGCCTACAGCCGCGTCACCTTTGACATCATCCCCTACGATGGCATGACCAAGCTGATCGTGACCCATGATGACCTGATCAAGGGCAGCGGGATGGAACAGGGCGTCAGCAAAGGCTGGCCCATCGTCTTGTCCAGCCTGAAAAGCTATCTTGAAACCGGCACTGGCCTGAACGTCTTTGCCAAGCCCAAGGCCGCGTGA
- a CDS encoding ArsR/SmtB family transcription factor codes for MDQDKVFKALGDPTRRQLLDLLCEQNGQTLGQLCAHLGMARQSATQHLDLLEAANLVSTVRRGREKLHFINPVPLHDIYERWVRKFEMQRLTLLHDLKRELEGNQE; via the coding sequence ATGGATCAGGACAAGGTGTTCAAGGCACTTGGGGATCCCACGCGCCGCCAGCTTCTGGATCTGCTGTGTGAACAGAACGGCCAGACGCTGGGCCAGCTATGCGCGCATCTGGGCATGGCGCGGCAGTCGGCGACCCAGCACCTTGACCTGCTGGAGGCGGCCAATCTGGTCTCCACCGTCCGCCGGGGCCGCGAAAAGCTCCACTTCATCAACCCCGTGCCCTTGCACGACATCTACGAACGCTGGGTCCGAAAATTCGAAATGCAGCGCCTGACCCTGCTGCACGATCTGAAACGCGAATTGGAAGGAAATCAGGAATGA
- a CDS encoding TIGR00645 family protein: MSSDRNTVEARFERGLFASRWLMAPMYLGLAIALGMLTVIFLKELAYYLPQLLDLSAEQMILVALTLIDLTLAANLLLIVMFSGYESFVSKFDFEVGEDKPGWMGKVDFGGLKMKLIASIVAISGIHLLKRFMEISDLDTATKFGETEMYWLVIIHLTFVVSGVLMALMDWLQAKSYK, encoded by the coding sequence ATGTCGTCTGATCGTAACACTGTAGAAGCCCGCTTCGAACGCGGGTTGTTTGCCAGCCGCTGGCTGATGGCGCCGATGTATCTGGGGCTTGCCATTGCGCTGGGCATGCTGACCGTGATCTTCCTGAAGGAATTGGCCTACTACCTGCCGCAGCTTCTGGACTTGTCGGCCGAGCAGATGATCCTGGTCGCGCTGACCCTGATTGACCTGACACTGGCAGCCAACCTGCTGCTGATCGTGATGTTCTCGGGCTATGAGAGCTTTGTGTCGAAGTTTGACTTCGAGGTCGGCGAGGACAAGCCCGGCTGGATGGGCAAGGTCGATTTCGGCGGCCTGAAGATGAAGCTGATCGCGTCCATCGTGGCGATTTCCGGGATCCACCTGCTGAAACGGTTCATGGAGATCAGCGATCTCGACACCGCCACCAAGTTTGGCGAAACCGAGATGTATTGGCTGGTGATCATCCACCTGACCTTCGTCGTCTCGGGCGTCCTGATGGCGTTGATGGACTGGCTACAGGCCAAGTCTTACAAATAA
- a CDS encoding homospermidine synthase, translating into MTQAVHARIDGALVMIGFGSIGRGTLPLIERHIGFDRDRFTVIEPSGDFAHILRDHGIRHLQCALTPDNYADVLRSLFPEGRGMIVNLSVDVDSIELMKLAQEMGVQYLDTVVEPWPGFYFGSPLPNADRTNYPLREKVRALGKAYVGGPTAVSCCGANPGMVSWLLKEALLRLALDTGVAANPVGREDWAALMQTLGVKGIHIAERDTQVSARAKPPGVFVNTWSVDGLLSEGYQPAELGWGTHEKALPPQGHAFDHGPGYAIWIDRPGADTRVRSWCPDVGPQFGFVITHNEALSIPDYYTVWEGDRAVYRPTCHYAYHPSNDAILSLHEINGAGKLAEAQHILTVDEIVAGGDDLGVLLYGHAKGAMWYGSRLSCDEARRLAPYQNATGMQVTSAVLAAMVWAAENPRAGFVEADEMDHVRCLDVQRPYLGRIECHYTDWTPLSHRINRFAEDRDEDDPWQFSNFLAV; encoded by the coding sequence ATGACACAGGCTGTGCATGCGCGCATCGATGGCGCGCTGGTGATGATCGGTTTCGGGTCGATCGGTCGCGGCACTCTGCCATTGATCGAACGCCACATCGGCTTTGACCGGGACCGGTTCACGGTGATCGAACCCTCGGGTGACTTCGCCCATATCCTGCGCGACCACGGCATCCGGCATCTGCAATGCGCGCTCACGCCAGACAACTATGCCGACGTCCTGCGCAGCCTGTTCCCCGAAGGCCGGGGCATGATCGTGAACCTGTCGGTGGACGTGGATTCGATCGAGTTGATGAAGCTGGCGCAGGAGATGGGGGTTCAATACCTCGACACGGTGGTGGAGCCATGGCCGGGGTTCTACTTCGGATCGCCCTTGCCGAATGCGGACAGGACGAACTACCCCCTGCGTGAGAAGGTGCGCGCCTTGGGCAAGGCCTATGTCGGGGGGCCGACGGCGGTGTCCTGCTGCGGGGCCAATCCGGGCATGGTCAGCTGGCTGCTGAAAGAGGCGCTGTTGCGGCTGGCCTTGGACACCGGGGTTGCCGCCAACCCCGTCGGGCGCGAGGATTGGGCGGCGCTGATGCAGACGCTTGGCGTCAAGGGCATCCACATCGCCGAGCGTGACACGCAAGTCAGCGCAAGGGCCAAGCCGCCGGGGGTGTTCGTCAACACCTGGTCGGTGGATGGACTTCTGTCGGAAGGCTACCAGCCCGCCGAACTCGGCTGGGGCACGCATGAGAAGGCACTGCCGCCGCAAGGTCATGCCTTTGACCACGGTCCGGGCTATGCGATCTGGATCGACCGCCCCGGCGCGGATACGCGGGTGCGATCCTGGTGCCCGGATGTGGGACCGCAGTTCGGCTTTGTCATCACCCATAACGAGGCGTTGTCGATTCCCGACTACTACACGGTGTGGGAGGGGGACCGGGCCGTCTATCGACCTACCTGCCATTATGCCTATCACCCCAGCAACGACGCGATCCTGTCCTTGCATGAAATCAATGGGGCCGGGAAACTGGCCGAAGCGCAGCATATCCTGACGGTGGACGAAATCGTGGCGGGGGGCGATGACCTGGGGGTTTTGCTTTACGGCCATGCCAAGGGGGCAATGTGGTACGGTTCGCGACTGTCCTGTGACGAGGCGCGGCGGCTGGCACCCTATCAGAACGCCACCGGGATGCAGGTGACCAGCGCCGTTCTGGCCGCGATGGTCTGGGCAGCCGAGAACCCGCGCGCGGGTTTTGTTGAGGCGGATGAGATGGACCACGTCCGCTGCCTTGACGTCCAGCGCCCTTATCTGGGCAGGATCGAGTGTCACTACACCGACTGGACGCCGCTTTCGCACCGCATCAACCGCTTTGCCGAGGACCGTGACGAGGACGACCCTTGGCAGTTCTCCAACTTCCTCGCGGTCTGA
- the hisC gene encoding histidinol-phosphate transaminase has product MSDQIKPQPGILDIALYEGGKAHVAGVANVVKLSSNENPFGPSDRAKEAFGRTVHSLHRYPVTDHAALRTAIAEVHGLDAARIICGAGSDEIITFLCQAYAGPKDEVVFTEHGFLMYRISSMAVGATPIEVPERERTADVDAILAACSRRTKLVFLANPNNPTGTMVSPAEVARLASSLPPQAILVLDGAYAEYVEGYDGGAALVDQRDNVVMTRTFSKIYGLGGLRIGWGYGPKHIIDVLNRIRGPFNLSTTQLEVAEAAVRDQDHLVRCRTENARMRTWLAGALAELGVPSDTSMANFILARFASREEAEACDAFLNAQGLIVRRVTGYKLPHCLRITIGDESSCRQVAHAVAQFKGVR; this is encoded by the coding sequence ATGAGCGATCAGATCAAGCCGCAGCCCGGCATTCTTGACATCGCCCTTTATGAGGGTGGCAAGGCGCATGTGGCGGGCGTTGCCAATGTGGTCAAGCTGTCGTCGAACGAGAACCCTTTCGGTCCGTCGGACCGCGCGAAGGAGGCGTTTGGCCGGACGGTTCACAGCCTGCACCGCTACCCGGTCACCGACCATGCCGCCCTGCGCACCGCGATCGCCGAGGTGCATGGGCTGGACGCGGCCCGCATCATTTGCGGGGCGGGGTCGGATGAGATCATCACCTTCCTTTGCCAGGCCTATGCCGGGCCGAAGGATGAGGTGGTGTTCACTGAACACGGGTTCCTGATGTACCGCATCTCTTCCATGGCTGTCGGGGCGACCCCGATTGAGGTGCCGGAGCGGGAGCGGACGGCGGATGTCGATGCGATTCTGGCCGCCTGCAGCCGTCGGACGAAGCTGGTGTTCCTGGCCAACCCGAACAACCCGACCGGTACGATGGTTTCCCCGGCCGAGGTGGCGCGGCTGGCGTCCAGTCTGCCACCGCAGGCGATCCTCGTTCTGGACGGGGCCTATGCGGAATATGTCGAGGGCTACGATGGCGGTGCCGCACTGGTCGATCAGCGCGACAATGTCGTGATGACCCGGACGTTTTCCAAGATCTATGGGCTTGGCGGTCTGCGCATCGGTTGGGGCTACGGGCCAAAGCATATCATCGATGTGCTGAACCGGATCCGGGGGCCGTTCAACCTGTCCACCACGCAGCTTGAGGTGGCCGAAGCGGCCGTGCGCGACCAGGATCATCTGGTGCGCTGCCGGACCGAGAATGCGCGGATGCGGACCTGGCTTGCCGGTGCGCTGGCCGAGCTTGGGGTGCCGTCGGACACTTCGATGGCGAACTTCATTCTGGCCCGCTTTGCCAGCCGGGAAGAGGCCGAGGCTTGTGATGCCTTCCTGAACGCGCAGGGCCTGATCGTGCGGCGGGTGACGGGCTACAAGCTGCCGCATTGCCTGCGGATCACCATCGGGGATGAATCGTCCTGTCGGCAGGTCGCCCATGCGGTGGCGCAGTTCAAGGGTGTCAGGTGA
- a CDS encoding gamma-glutamylcyclotransferase, which yields MEGPLWVFGYGSLIWDPGFPVVERRIARVDGWHRSFCMRSIHHRGTPQAPGLVLALDRADGATCTGVAFRVAAGAEAATLTGLRERELVSSAYLERVLRVQTDTGPLDALTYVIDPDHMQYCGGLTMDEQAQIIAGAVGGRGPNRDYLWSTAAHLAELGIADPDLEWLAQEVRRRT from the coding sequence TTGGAGGGTCCACTTTGGGTCTTCGGCTACGGGTCGCTGATCTGGGATCCCGGCTTTCCGGTGGTGGAACGGCGCATTGCGCGGGTGGACGGCTGGCACCGCAGCTTTTGCATGCGGTCGATCCACCATCGCGGCACGCCTCAGGCTCCGGGGTTGGTGCTGGCGCTGGACCGGGCCGATGGGGCCACTTGTACCGGGGTTGCCTTTCGGGTGGCTGCGGGGGCGGAAGCGGCCACTCTGACTGGCTTGCGGGAACGCGAGCTCGTTTCCTCGGCCTATCTTGAACGGGTCCTGCGGGTCCAGACCGACACAGGGCCGCTTGACGCGCTGACCTATGTCATTGACCCCGACCACATGCAGTACTGCGGCGGGCTGACGATGGACGAACAGGCGCAAATCATCGCGGGCGCGGTCGGGGGGCGCGGGCCGAACCGCGATTACCTATGGTCAACCGCCGCGCATCTGGCCGAACTGGGCATCGCCGACCCGGATCTGGAGTGGCTGGCACAGGAAGTCCGTCGGCGAACCTGA
- a CDS encoding biopolymer transporter ExbB translates to MSQTDQRAAEVGTTFSQPIRAITTMLLVCLLVGAGAWLIHGQVIDILRTNPLLNGLIALVFLVGVLTCFWQVWILAQSVFWIENFVRGTPGAENDPPPRLLASLATLLRSRTARMSISATSSRSIQDSVVQRIDEARDITRYLINLLVFLGLLGTFWGLATTVPAVVDTIRSLAPQEGESGLDVFGKLMGGLESQLGGMGTAFSSSLLGLAGSLVLGLLELFAGHGQNRFTRELEEWLSSITRLGFAGDGEGGDQNALGLMIDHMAEQMEQLQLLHAQSEVSRSQTDARIADLAGALERLSEQFDAEKGQAATLTRIAEGQDRMIAALASGASAKTEDTGGPDAESRMRLRSIDVQLLRILEEMSAGRQETLADLKTDIAALTAAIRQLGRSTGRG, encoded by the coding sequence ATGTCCCAGACAGATCAGCGGGCGGCAGAGGTTGGAACGACCTTCAGCCAACCCATTCGGGCGATTACCACGATGCTGCTGGTCTGCCTTCTGGTGGGGGCAGGTGCATGGCTGATTCATGGCCAGGTCATCGACATCCTGCGCACCAATCCGCTGCTGAACGGGTTGATCGCGCTGGTCTTTCTTGTCGGCGTGCTGACCTGCTTCTGGCAGGTCTGGATTCTGGCGCAATCCGTCTTCTGGATCGAAAACTTCGTCCGTGGCACGCCGGGGGCGGAAAATGACCCGCCGCCACGGTTGCTGGCATCGCTCGCCACGCTGCTGCGGTCGCGGACGGCGCGGATGTCGATCTCGGCCACATCCTCACGGTCGATCCAGGATTCTGTCGTGCAGCGGATTGACGAGGCGCGGGATATCACCCGCTATCTGATCAACCTGCTGGTTTTCCTTGGCCTTCTGGGCACCTTCTGGGGTCTTGCCACCACCGTTCCCGCAGTGGTGGACACCATCCGGTCGCTTGCGCCACAGGAAGGGGAAAGCGGGCTGGACGTGTTCGGCAAGCTGATGGGTGGGCTTGAAAGCCAGCTTGGCGGCATGGGGACGGCGTTCTCCTCCTCGCTTCTCGGGTTGGCGGGATCGCTGGTCCTTGGCCTGCTGGAGCTGTTTGCCGGGCACGGCCAGAACCGTTTCACCCGCGAGCTGGAGGAATGGCTGTCTTCCATCACCCGGCTTGGCTTTGCGGGCGATGGCGAAGGGGGCGACCAGAACGCGCTGGGCCTGATGATCGACCACATGGCCGAGCAGATGGAACAGTTGCAGCTTCTTCACGCGCAGTCCGAGGTCAGCCGGTCGCAGACCGACGCGCGGATCGCCGATCTGGCCGGGGCGCTGGAGCGTCTTTCCGAACAGTTCGATGCCGAAAAGGGCCAGGCCGCCACGCTGACCCGCATTGCCGAAGGTCAGGACAGGATGATCGCTGCGCTAGCATCGGGTGCCAGCGCCAAGACTGAGGATACGGGCGGGCCAGATGCCGAAAGCCGGATGCGCCTGCGGTCGATCGACGTGCAGCTTCTGCGCATCCTTGAGGAGATGTCGGCGGGTCGGCAGGAAACGCTGGCTGACCTCAAGACCGACATTGCTGCCCTTACTGCCGCCATCCGCCAGCTTGGCCGCAGCACCGGGCGGGGCTGA
- a CDS encoding extensin family protein, whose product MAVGQTVVDRSPRPLENPRLSTAIAAPEAVAPAAVPDGEEATGAETPPPVAAPDPAVEGSVLASSLRPVARPSALAERLASLRAASNAPGLDLSASQAEGEVDLAAVAPPTRKEKRRKKREAASMEGAVCGVASIKGEEIPPIGSKVGGCGVPEAVKVTSVAGVRLSQAATVDCSVAQALNTWVQDVAQPAFDGRLSELRIAAHYICRSRNNVKGAKISEHGKGRAIDISAFVLSDGKVLTVQDNYNRTLRRIYKAACGIFKTTLGPGSDGYHEDHFHFDTSARSGGAFCR is encoded by the coding sequence ATGGCGGTGGGGCAGACGGTGGTTGACCGATCACCCCGCCCGCTGGAAAACCCTCGGCTGTCGACAGCGATAGCCGCCCCCGAGGCTGTTGCCCCTGCCGCCGTGCCTGACGGGGAGGAGGCGACTGGAGCTGAAACCCCGCCCCCGGTCGCGGCACCTGACCCGGCGGTCGAAGGGTCGGTCCTTGCCAGTTCGTTGCGCCCTGTGGCCCGGCCATCGGCGCTTGCGGAACGGCTGGCCAGCTTGCGTGCCGCCTCCAACGCGCCGGGGCTGGACCTGTCGGCAAGCCAGGCGGAGGGAGAGGTGGATCTGGCCGCTGTCGCCCCGCCGACCCGAAAGGAAAAGCGTCGCAAGAAGCGCGAGGCGGCCTCAATGGAAGGGGCGGTCTGCGGCGTGGCATCAATCAAGGGCGAAGAGATTCCGCCGATCGGGTCCAAGGTCGGCGGCTGCGGCGTGCCCGAGGCGGTGAAGGTCACCTCGGTCGCCGGAGTGCGGCTAAGCCAGGCGGCGACGGTGGATTGCAGCGTCGCGCAGGCGTTGAACACCTGGGTGCAGGACGTGGCGCAACCCGCGTTCGACGGCAGGTTGTCCGAACTTCGGATTGCCGCGCATTACATCTGCCGCAGCCGGAACAACGTGAAGGGCGCAAAGATCAGCGAACATGGCAAGGGTCGGGCCATCGACATCTCGGCCTTCGTGTTGTCGGATGGCAAGGTGCTGACGGTGCAGGACAATTACAACCGCACCCTGCGCCGGATCTACAAGGCGGCCTGCGGGATCTTCAAGACCACGCTTGGCCCGGGGTCAGACGGGTATCACGAAGACCACTTTCATTTCGACACCTCTGCCCGGTCGGGCGGGGCCTTCTGCCGCTAA
- a CDS encoding GFA family protein, producing MEGTFTGGCGCGALRYALPGPPVEQTHCQCRDCQRRSGTGHSSWLVFASVADTAITGPASHWTATGDGGTEKRHAFCPTCGTPVYMAFPAMPGIIAITAASLDDPARFQPRHVTWTRAAQPWDSMPSGLSAHAQMPPG from the coding sequence ATGGAGGGCACCTTCACCGGCGGCTGCGGCTGCGGGGCCTTGCGCTATGCCCTGCCCGGCCCACCTGTCGAGCAGACCCATTGCCAATGCCGCGACTGCCAAAGGCGCAGCGGCACGGGTCATTCCTCCTGGCTGGTGTTCGCCTCAGTGGCTGACACGGCAATCACAGGCCCGGCCAGCCACTGGACCGCAACCGGCGACGGCGGCACGGAAAAACGCCACGCCTTCTGCCCAACCTGCGGCACGCCAGTCTACATGGCCTTCCCGGCGATGCCCGGCATCATCGCCATCACCGCTGCCAGCCTTGACGACCCCGCCCGCTTCCAGCCCCGGCATGTCACCTGGACCCGCGCCGCCCAACCTTGGGACAGCATGCCCTCTGGCCTGAGCGCCCATGCCCAGATGCCACCGGGCTGA
- the rpsD gene encoding 30S ribosomal protein S4 has protein sequence MTKRTSAKYKIDRRMGENIWGRPKSPVNKREYGPGQHGQRRKNKLSDFGTQLRAKQKLKGYYGDLTEKQFRKIYGEAERVKGDTGEMLVGLLERRLDAVVYRAKLVPTIFAARQFVNHGHVLVNGKRVNIASYRVAEGDVISVREKSRQMGLILEAIALTERDVPDYLEVDHNKMVVKFVRTPGLGDVPYPVQMEPNLVVEYYAKN, from the coding sequence GTGACCAAACGCACCTCTGCCAAGTACAAGATTGACCGCCGGATGGGCGAAAACATCTGGGGCCGTCCGAAATCCCCGGTGAACAAGCGTGAATATGGCCCCGGCCAGCACGGCCAGCGCCGCAAGAACAAGCTGTCCGACTTCGGGACGCAGCTGCGCGCCAAGCAGAAGCTCAAGGGCTATTACGGCGACCTGACCGAAAAGCAGTTCCGCAAGATCTATGGCGAAGCGGAGCGCGTGAAGGGCGACACCGGCGAGATGCTGGTTGGCCTCTTGGAGCGCCGTCTGGATGCGGTTGTCTACCGCGCCAAGCTGGTGCCGACGATCTTCGCCGCGCGTCAGTTCGTCAACCATGGCCACGTTCTGGTCAACGGCAAGCGCGTGAACATCGCGTCTTACCGCGTGGCAGAAGGTGACGTCATCTCGGTCCGCGAAAAGTCGCGCCAGATGGGTCTGATCCTGGAAGCCATCGCTTTGACCGAGCGGGACGTACCGGATTACCTGGAAGTCGACCACAACAAGATGGTGGTCAAGTTCGTGCGCACCCCGGGCCTCGGCGATGTGCCGTATCCGGTGCAGATGGAACCGAACCTGGTCGTCGAATACTACGCCAAGAACTAA
- a CDS encoding DUF2125 domain-containing protein: MRKLLFLLVLGTLLWSGYWFVGSSALRQGAEQWFADQTARGMTAEKSALSVVGFPNRFDLTVEGLRLADPQSGIGWTAPFAQVFAMTWKPWHIIAALPPEQMITLPDQEISVSSEGLRASFRSRPATDVPLVAVIVESGALLATSSQGWTTGADRAVASVLAVEDQPNAYDVALDIAELAPDPAEMARLTLGSGLPVTIATVQLRAKANLTAPLDRHAGETRPQLAALDLGQALVTWGDMSVSASGSIAPDPAGFAAGRIEIAVTKWEHLVPVLVAAGAIKPELSQTVQNMLGALANEGGDPAVLRLPLVLNEGRMSLGPLPLGPAPMMVGPTG; encoded by the coding sequence ATGCGCAAGCTTTTGTTCCTTCTGGTCCTTGGTACGCTTTTGTGGTCGGGCTACTGGTTCGTCGGCTCCTCCGCCCTGCGGCAGGGGGCGGAACAGTGGTTTGCCGACCAGACCGCGCGCGGGATGACGGCGGAGAAATCGGCGTTGTCGGTCGTAGGCTTCCCCAACCGCTTCGATCTGACGGTCGAAGGGCTGCGGCTGGCCGACCCGCAAAGTGGTATCGGCTGGACAGCACCCTTTGCGCAGGTCTTCGCAATGACGTGGAAGCCATGGCACATCATCGCCGCCTTGCCGCCAGAACAGATGATCACCCTGCCGGATCAAGAAATCAGCGTCTCCTCCGAAGGATTGCGCGCCAGCTTCCGCTCGCGCCCGGCCACGGATGTGCCGCTGGTGGCGGTGATCGTGGAAAGCGGCGCGCTGCTCGCGACCTCCAGCCAGGGATGGACGACCGGGGCGGATCGAGCCGTCGCCTCGGTTCTGGCGGTCGAGGATCAGCCGAACGCCTATGACGTGGCATTGGACATTGCCGAACTGGCCCCCGACCCGGCAGAAATGGCGCGCCTGACGCTGGGGTCCGGGCTGCCGGTAACCATCGCCACGGTGCAGTTGCGGGCAAAGGCGAACCTGACCGCGCCGCTGGATCGCCACGCGGGCGAAACCCGGCCGCAACTGGCCGCACTGGACCTTGGTCAGGCGCTGGTCACCTGGGGCGACATGTCGGTGTCGGCCAGCGGCAGCATTGCCCCGGATCCTGCCGGCTTTGCCGCGGGCCGGATCGAAATTGCGGTGACCAAGTGGGAACATCTGGTGCCCGTTCTTGTCGCTGCGGGGGCGATCAAGCCGGAACTGTCCCAGACCGTACAGAACATGCTCGGTGCCCTCGCGAACGAAGGGGGGGATCCGGCCGTGCTCCGGCTGCCGCTCGTCCTGAATGAAGGCCGGATGTCGCTTGGCCCCCTGCCGCTTGGGCCTGCGCCGATGATGGTGGGGCCAACTGGGTAG